CAGCGCCTGACCCGCACGGTCGACGCTCCCAAGGACCTCGGTATCAAGGGAGTCATCGGAGTGCCGGAAGGTGCCCCGGTGGAGCTCGATCTCCGCCTGGAGTCGGTCATGGAAGGGGTGCTCGTCACAGGCACCGCCCGTGCCGCTGCCGAGGGGGAGTGCGTAAGGTGTCTGGAGCCGCTTCAGCTCGACGTCGAAGCGGACTTCCAGGAGATGTTCTCGTACCCTGACGCCGACGACCGGGGCCGCGTGATCGCGGAACCGGGCGACGACGCCGAGGACGACGAGGACAGGCTCTTCCTCGAGGACGGCCTGTTCGACCTCGAGCCCGTGCTGCGTGATGCGGTGGTGCTCGCACTGCCGATGCAGCCGGTGTGCCAGGAAGACTGCCCTGGTCTGTGTGCCGAGTGCGGCGCACGGCTGGCGGACGACCCGGACCACCACCATGACGCCGTCGACATCCGTTGGGCGGCATTGCAGGGACTCGCCGGCACCATGAGGGACGGCGAGAAGGACGAGATGAGCGGCGCCGAACCTGGCGTCGACGAGAAGCAGGAGAAGTAGCCGTGGCTGTTCCGAAGCGGAAGATGTCGCGCAGCAACACGCGCCACCGCCGGTCGCAGTGGAAGGCTGCGGTCCCCACCCTGGTTGCGTGCGAGCGCTGCCACGAGCCCAAGCTGCAGCACATCGCGTGCCCCTCGTGCGGCACTTACAACAAGCGCCAGGTCCTCGAGGTCTGAGCGGCTGGTGAGAGGCACTGTGTCCACGCCTAAGAACAAGTCCTCCCGTGTGAGCGGGAGCGCGACGGCGGACAACCAGGCCTCGTCCCACACGCTTCTGGAAGGGCGGCTCGGCTACAAGGTCGAGTCCGCCCTTCTGGTGCGAGCACTGACCCACCGGTCGTACGCATACGAGAACGGCGGTCTGCCGACCAACGAGCGCCTGGAGTTCCTCGGGGACTCCGTGCTCGGCCTGGTCGTCACGGACACGCTGTACCGCACCCACCCCGACCTGCCCGAAGGCCAGCTGGCCAAGCTGCGGGCCGCGGTGGTGAACTCGCGTGCGCTCGCCGAGGTGGGGCGCGAGCTCGACCTGGGCTCCTTCATCCGGCTCGGCCGGGGTGAAGAGGGCACGGGCGGCCGGGACAAGGCGTCCATCCTCGCCGACACCCTGGAAGCGGTGATCGGCGCGGTCTACCTCGACCAGGGCCTGGACTCGGCGGCGGAGCTGGTGCACCGCCTGTTCGACCCCCTGATCGAGAAATCCTCGAACCTCGGAGCCGGCCTGGACTGGAAGACCAGCCTCCAGGAGCTCACCGCGACCGAGGGGCTCGGCGTCCCCGAGTACCTGGTCACGGAGACCGGCCCCGACCACGAGAAGACCTTCACTGCTGCCGCCCGCGTCGGAGGCGTCTCGTACGGCACCGGCACCGGCCGCAGCAAGAAGGAGGCGGAGCAGCAGGCCGCCGAGTCCGCGTGGCGGTCCATCCGGGCCGCGGCGGACGAGCGCGCCAAGGCGGCGAAGGCCGCCGAGGCGACGCAGACGGCGGCGGCTCAGGCCGCCCACACGGTCGTCGACGGCAGCAGCGTCGACGGCTGACGTGCCGGCCGCCCGCACCGGCGGCCGGCACCGCACAGCGCACCCGAGCGCCCGCCCCTGCCCGGGGGCGGGCGCTCGGTCATCCACAGGTTTGTGACGGGGGACCCCATGCCCGAGTTGCCCGAGGTCGAGGTCGTACGGCGCGGACTTGAGCGGTGGGTCGCCCACCGGACCGTCGCCGAGGCCGAGGTGCTGCACCCGCGCGCGGTACGCCGCCACCTCGCGGGCGCCGACGACTTCGCGCACCGTCTGAAGGGCCACCGCATCGGCACCCCGAGCCGTCGCGGCAAGTACCTGTGGCTGCCCCTGGAGGACACGGACCAGTCGATCCTGGCTCACCTCGGCATGAGCGGCCAGCTGCTGGTCCAGCCGCACACGGCCCCGGACGAGAAGCACCTGCGCATCCGCGTCCGCTTCAGCGATGCTCTGGGCACTGAACTCCGCTTCGTCGACCAGCGCACCTTCGGCGGTCTGTCGCTGCACGACAACACCCCCGACGGCCTGCCCGACGTCATCGCGCACATCGCCCGCGACCCGCTCGACGAGCTCTTCGACGACGAGGCCTTCCACCGGGCGCTGCGCCGCAAACGGTCCACGATCAAGCGGGCCCTGCTCGACCAGTCACTGATCAGCGGCGTCGGCAACATCTACGCGGACGAGGCCCTGTGGCGGGCCCGCCTCCACTACGAGCGCCCGACCGCGACCTTCACGCGCCCGCGCACCCTGCTGCTCCTGGGCCATGTGCGGGACGTGATGAACGCGGCCCTCGCGGTGGGCGGCACCAGCTTCGACAGCCTGTACGTCAACGTCAACGGCGAGTCCGGCTACTTCGACCGGTCCCTCGACGCGTACGGCCGCGAGGGCCTGCCCTGCCGCCGCTGCGGCACCCCGATACGCCGGCGGCCCTGGATGAACCGGTCGAGCTACTCCTGCCCGAAGTGCCAGCGGCCGCCGCGGATCACGCCCTAGCGGAGTCGTACCGCTCGCGAGCGGCCAGTACCTCGTCCATGCTGCCCTCCACGAAGTGGATCAGGGCGAGCAGCCGCTCGGCCACTCCGCGTCCCAGCGGTGTCAGTTCGTAGTCCACGCGGGGCGGGTTGGTCGGCTGGGCCTCGCGGTGCACCAGGCCGTCGCGCTCCAGCGCGTGCAGCGTCTGGGAGAGCATCTTCTCGCTGACGCCGTCGACCCGGCGACGCAGTTCGTTGAAGCGGAGCGAGCCCTCGTACAGGGCGCCCAGCGTCAGTGCGCCCCAGCGGCCCGTGACGTGCTCCAGCGTGCCGCGCGAGGGGCAGGCCTTGGCGAACACGCTGTACGGGAGGTCGTCCAGCCCCTCCGTGAGCTCCTGGGTGGTGGTCATATACCCAGCCTACGCCAACACAGCGCTAACCGACAGGTTGCACTAACTGAAAGTTAGTGCTTTCCTTTGGTCACCGTCAGCGACCTGCCTGTTTCAGGAGTACTTACGTGACCACCCCTGTTGTTTCCATCGCCTACCACTCCGGCTACGGTCACACCGCCGTCATCGCCGAGGCCGTCCGTGCCGGTGCCGCCGAGGCCGGTGCCGAGGTGCACCTGATCAAGGTCGACGAGATCACCGAGGAGCAGTGGGCGACCCTCGACGGCTCGGACGCCATCGTGTTCGGATCGCCGACCTACATGGGCACCGCGTCCGGCGCCTTCCACGTCTTCGCGGAGGCCACCTCGAAGCGCTGGGCCACCCAGGCCTGGAAGGACAAGCTGGCCGCAGGCTTCACCAACTCGGCCTCCAAGAGCGGCGACAAGCTGCACACCCTGCAGTACTTCCAGATCCTCGCCGCGCAGCTCGGCATGCACTGGGTCAACCTGGGTCTGCTCCCGGGCTGGAACAGCAGCACCGGCTCCGAACACGACCTGAACCGTCTCGGCGTCTTCACGGGCGCTGCCGCCCAGACCAACGCCGACGAGGGCCCGGAGGCCGTCCACAAGGCCGACATCGCCACGGCCGAGCAACTGGGCCGCCGCGTGGCGCAGACGGCCAGGGTCTTCCTCAAGGGCCTGGCCGCCGCCTGAACCTCGGGCAGGAGCTCAGTAGCCGAAGTTCTGGGTCCACCACGGGCCGCCCGACCCGAACTCGACCCCGACGCCGAGCGTCTTGAAGTCGCAGTTCAGGATGTTGGCGCGGTGGCCGGGGCTGTTCATCCAGGCATCCATCACGGCCGCCGCGTCGGCCTGGCCGCGGGCTATGTTCTCCCCGCCGAGGTTGGATATCCCGGCCCTCTCGGCCCGGTCCCACGGCGTCCGGCCGTCCGGGTCGGTGTGGTCGAAGAAGCCCCGCGCGGCCATGTCCTCGCTGTAGTTCTGCGCCAGCTCGGTCAGCGCGCTGTTCGCGGCGACCGCACTGCACCCCACCTTCGCCCGCTCCTCGTTCACGAGCGCGAGCACCTGGGCCGCGGCGGCGGACTCCTCGGAGAGGGAGGCGGGCACGCTGGGCTTCACCGGCGCCTTCGTGGCCGTACGGGAGGGCGTGTTGTCCGGCTTCTCGCTGGGAGTGGTGGCGGTCGGCCTCTTCTTCTCCGGCGTCTTCTCCTGCGTCCGCTCGGGCTTCTCCGGCGTCTTCGTCGGCGCGGCCGACGACTTCGAGGCGGACGGCGACGGCGAGAGGGAGCGCTCGGCGTCCCGGCTCGTGGGCGCGCCGTACCGGCCGTCGGCGCTGCCGGTGGTGCCGCCCTGCTCGGTCGGGCCGTTCGTCGGCGTGTCCCCGGCCTGCACCTTGTCGGCGCCGCCGGTGCCGCCGCCGAGCTGGTAGTTCTCGAGGCCGGGCACCGCGCCCGTGGCGACCGCGACCGTGCCGAGGGCGACCGCCGCGGACACGCCGAGCAGCCCGGTGCGCATCGGCCGCGCGGTCTTCTTCCGGCGGCGGTGCGAGCCCGCGCGTCGGGCGCCGCCGTCGGGCGTGAAGCCGTCGTCGGCGAAGGCGGCCGTCTCGGCGGTCCGCAGGTCACGGCCGTCACCCGGCTGGGAGGCACCCGTGGCGAACAGGTAGGCCTCGCTCTCCGCGTAGGCGTCGGCGTACGCCTCGGGGTTCAGGTAGGGCGCGATGCCCATCGTCGGGCCGTCTCCCGCGGGGGAGCGCAGCGGGTCGTGGCCTGCCACGGAGCCGTCGGCCTGCGTGATCCCCGTGGCGCGGCCCGTGGCGGCGCGGCCGGCGGCGGAGCGTCGGTGGCGTCCCATGTCCTGGCCTTCCTCGTCCTGGCGGTCGACTCGTCCTCGAGATCAACACCAAACTCACTCGATCGTGTGAGTTTCATATGAGATTCGTTGGGTGGGGACGGTACCGCATGGCGCAAGTGGAGGAAGTGCCCGGAGAGAGTTCGGGCGGTTAGGTTGCAGTCATGAGTGAGGATGTGCGACTGGTCGCCTGGGTGCGTGGACGCGTCCAAGGTGTGGGTTTCCGCTGGTTCACGCGGGCCAAGGCCCTGGAGATCGGCGGCCTGAGTGGCTTTGCTCTCAATTTGGGCGACGGGCGGGTCCAGGTGGTCGCGGAGGGCGCGCGCGGGGGGTGTGAGGGACTGCTGGAGTGGCTCCAAAGTGACGACACGCCCGGGCGCGTGGACGGCGTCACCGAGATCTGGGACACACCGCGCGGCGGCTACGAGGGCTTCGCCATCCGCTGATGTCACCCCGCCGGGCGGCCCCCGGGGCCGCCCGCTGACCGGTCGCCGAGGTCGCCTCGGACAGAAACTTGCTGGTGATTGCAAGAATCACTTGCCTTGACAGGCCGCACACGCAAGGATGATCGCCACGCCCCGAGGGCCCCGCAGAAGCCGCAGCACCGCCGTTCCAGGCCGTGCGCGCCCGGGTCGCCCGCCAATGCAGGGCGTGATCGTGTTGACCGTCAAACTTTTTGGTGAGACGCTGAAAGCACCCCGCGCACCTTAGCTGTTTGGCATGGCTGAACGGCAGCACAACTCCAGGCCCTGCCAAGACTGCGGGTGCGGAATCCCTCACGACCCACACCGCATCGGTCGGTCACTCATTGTGGAGGACCATCCATCATGGCAAAGGCGCTTCTCGGTTACGTCGGCGGCTCCGACCCTCGACTCC
This region of Streptomyces caelestis genomic DNA includes:
- the mutM gene encoding bifunctional DNA-formamidopyrimidine glycosylase/DNA-(apurinic or apyrimidinic site) lyase produces the protein MPELPEVEVVRRGLERWVAHRTVAEAEVLHPRAVRRHLAGADDFAHRLKGHRIGTPSRRGKYLWLPLEDTDQSILAHLGMSGQLLVQPHTAPDEKHLRIRVRFSDALGTELRFVDQRTFGGLSLHDNTPDGLPDVIAHIARDPLDELFDDEAFHRALRRKRSTIKRALLDQSLISGVGNIYADEALWRARLHYERPTATFTRPRTLLLLGHVRDVMNAALAVGGTSFDSLYVNVNGESGYFDRSLDAYGREGLPCRRCGTPIRRRPWMNRSSYSCPKCQRPPRITP
- a CDS encoding acylphosphatase, whose protein sequence is MSEDVRLVAWVRGRVQGVGFRWFTRAKALEIGGLSGFALNLGDGRVQVVAEGARGGCEGLLEWLQSDDTPGRVDGVTEIWDTPRGGYEGFAIR
- a CDS encoding YceD family protein produces the protein MALNARLDHRNPLVFDTHELGRRPGALQRLTRTVDAPKDLGIKGVIGVPEGAPVELDLRLESVMEGVLVTGTARAAAEGECVRCLEPLQLDVEADFQEMFSYPDADDRGRVIAEPGDDAEDDEDRLFLEDGLFDLEPVLRDAVVLALPMQPVCQEDCPGLCAECGARLADDPDHHHDAVDIRWAALQGLAGTMRDGEKDEMSGAEPGVDEKQEK
- a CDS encoding winged helix-turn-helix transcriptional regulator — encoded protein: MTTTQELTEGLDDLPYSVFAKACPSRGTLEHVTGRWGALTLGALYEGSLRFNELRRRVDGVSEKMLSQTLHALERDGLVHREAQPTNPPRVDYELTPLGRGVAERLLALIHFVEGSMDEVLAARERYDSARA
- a CDS encoding CAP domain-containing protein encodes the protein MGRHRRSAAGRAATGRATGITQADGSVAGHDPLRSPAGDGPTMGIAPYLNPEAYADAYAESEAYLFATGASQPGDGRDLRTAETAAFADDGFTPDGGARRAGSHRRRKKTARPMRTGLLGVSAAVALGTVAVATGAVPGLENYQLGGGTGGADKVQAGDTPTNGPTEQGGTTGSADGRYGAPTSRDAERSLSPSPSASKSSAAPTKTPEKPERTQEKTPEKKRPTATTPSEKPDNTPSRTATKAPVKPSVPASLSEESAAAAQVLALVNEERAKVGCSAVAANSALTELAQNYSEDMAARGFFDHTDPDGRTPWDRAERAGISNLGGENIARGQADAAAVMDAWMNSPGHRANILNCDFKTLGVGVEFGSGGPWWTQNFGY
- the rpmF gene encoding 50S ribosomal protein L32; its protein translation is MAVPKRKMSRSNTRHRRSQWKAAVPTLVACERCHEPKLQHIACPSCGTYNKRQVLEV
- the rnc gene encoding ribonuclease III — its product is MSTPKNKSSRVSGSATADNQASSHTLLEGRLGYKVESALLVRALTHRSYAYENGGLPTNERLEFLGDSVLGLVVTDTLYRTHPDLPEGQLAKLRAAVVNSRALAEVGRELDLGSFIRLGRGEEGTGGRDKASILADTLEAVIGAVYLDQGLDSAAELVHRLFDPLIEKSSNLGAGLDWKTSLQELTATEGLGVPEYLVTETGPDHEKTFTAAARVGGVSYGTGTGRSKKEAEQQAAESAWRSIRAAADERAKAAKAAEATQTAAAQAAHTVVDGSSVDG
- a CDS encoding flavodoxin family protein; translated protein: MTTPVVSIAYHSGYGHTAVIAEAVRAGAAEAGAEVHLIKVDEITEEQWATLDGSDAIVFGSPTYMGTASGAFHVFAEATSKRWATQAWKDKLAAGFTNSASKSGDKLHTLQYFQILAAQLGMHWVNLGLLPGWNSSTGSEHDLNRLGVFTGAAAQTNADEGPEAVHKADIATAEQLGRRVAQTARVFLKGLAAA